A single region of the Gossypium arboreum isolate Shixiya-1 chromosome 12, ASM2569848v2, whole genome shotgun sequence genome encodes:
- the LOC108477403 gene encoding protein MIZU-KUSSEI 1, which yields MKTITAKSPYDSSFSFSRRYFNWKKKVEDNDDNEEEILTFSSSSHFCEEAKEAEELRIPEASRVSLVPPPRKKLPIVSVSKLRSALSVFGKNTSAYRSGLGTRVVGTLFGYRRGHVHFAFQEEAKVTPAFLIQLATPTSVLVREMASGLVRIALECEKKMGKKGVKLLDEPVWRTYCNGKKCGFAMRRECGAEEWKVLKAVEPISMGAGVLPGNWNDNEAGSEGELMYMRAKFERVVGSKDSEAFYMMNPDGSGGPELSVYLLRV from the coding sequence ATGAAGACAATCACAGCCAAGAGCCCCTACGATTCTTCTTTCTCCTTCTCCAGGAGATATTTCAACTGGAAAAAGAAGGTGGAAGATAATGATGACAACGAGGAAGAAATCCTAACCTTCAGCTCCTCCTCGCATTTTTGTGAGGAAGCTAAGGAAGCAGAGGAGCTCCGAATCCCAGAGGCCAGTCGAGTTTCTTTAGTTCCACCACCAAGAAAGAAGCTTCCAATTGTGTCAGTTTCCAAACTTCGGTCGGCTCTCAGTGTGTTTGGGAAGAATACATCAGCATATCGTTCAGGTTTAGGCACCAGAGTGGTAGGAACCCTGTTCGGTTATCGGCGTGGTCACGTCCACTTTGCATTTCAAGAAGAAGCAAAAGTAACTCCAGCCTTTTTAATCCAACTTGCAACACCGACTAGTGTTTTAGTTCGGGAAATGGCTTCTGGATTGGTTCGAATTGCCTTAGAGTGTGAAAAGAAGATGGGGAAGAAAGGGGTGAAGTTGCTGGATGAGCCTGTTTGGAGGACTTACTGCAATGGAAAGAAATGTGGGTTCGCAATGAGGCGTGAGTGTGGAGCCGAAGAGTGGAAAGTGTTAAAGGCGGTGGAGCCAATTTCAATGGGTGCGGGTGTGCTACCAGGAAACTGGAATGACAATGAAGCTGGGTCCGAAGGTGAGCTGATGTACATGAGAGCCAAGTTCGAGAGGGTTGTAGGGTCTAAAGACTCGGAAGCCTTTTACATGATGAATCCTGATGGTTCCGGAGGCCCTGAGCTCAGTGTTTACCTGCTTAGAGTTTAG